From Streptobacillus canis, a single genomic window includes:
- a CDS encoding endonuclease, with product MLYKTCAKCKKKLKLKETCLCNKSRHKIYDKFNRNKDAKEFYHSKEWIKVRKMVLERFNYLDVYELNTTGRIVPAEIVHHIVPLEESKKRSLDVDNLIPVSTANHNRIHRIYDKSGNDKKALQIKLKKWVGGR from the coding sequence ATGCTGTATAAGACATGTGCTAAATGTAAGAAGAAACTAAAATTAAAAGAAACATGTTTATGTAATAAGAGTAGACATAAGATTTATGATAAATTTAATAGAAATAAAGATGCTAAAGAATTCTATCATTCTAAAGAGTGGATAAAAGTTAGGAAGATGGTGTTAGAAAGATTCAATTACTTAGATGTATACGAATTGAATACGACTGGAAGGATAGTTCCTGCGGAGATAGTTCATCATATTGTTCCTTTAGAGGAGTCGAAGAAACGTTCGCTTGATGTTGACAATCTTATTCCAGTGTCGACTGCTAATCATAACAGAATACATCGAATTTATGATAAGAGCGGAAATGATAAAAAAGCTTTACAAATTAAACTGAAAAAATGGGTAGGGGGTAGGTGA